Sequence from the Notolabrus celidotus isolate fNotCel1 chromosome 14, fNotCel1.pri, whole genome shotgun sequence genome:
GGTGCCAGGAgaagacgtgctgctgctgctgccaggcCAAAGAGGAAGCTCCAGACGAGAATCCGCGGGGTGATGAGGACAGCAAGACGTGCCAGCAATGTGGAGGTGCCATCCTTCCTCCGTCAGCTGGTCAAAGAGACTGAGAGGGTGGTCACCTTCTTCTTCAAAGGGGGACCCAGGGAAACGGAAAACGGGGAGGAGGACGGCTTTGATGAGGACAACTCCATGCCTAGCCCGTACCTGGACCGCCCCATCTTGGAGAAGCATGTGTCAGAAGGGGGGTCCCAATCGGGGTTGAACTATGCTGTGGCAAGCATGCAGGGCTGGAGGGCTCAGATGGAGGATGCCCACGCCTGCATGCCCCAGCTGAGAGGAGAGCTGTCAGATTGGGGGTACTTTGCTGTTTTTGATGGACATGCAGGGACCACTGTGGCACAGTACTGCTCCAGAAACCTCCTGGATCACATCTTGGCAACAGGTACGGAAGAAAACATTAACAACTAACGAGATGAATCTCATTAATTAAGATAATTGAAATTCTTTCCTCTAGTACTGAAAACtagttttgttgtttgttttgtgaaggATGTGGTTCTAATTGTTTAATCACATTCAGCTTAAGCGCACTTACTGCAAGTAGTTTAAGACAACAGAATAAATCTGGTGTAATATGATACAAGGTGGAGCTCAAGTCATTTGACAAAGTTATTATTCAAACAAATACAATGTAGACAATATGACAAACTGAAGAGCAATGCAAAGTGACAATAATACACTAAAAGGAGAACTGAGCAGAACTGTTACATACATGAAAAATACTTCAGACAGAGTCCTCCAAAGTAGCTGCTGAAAAGCAGATTAATAACAACTAAAATAATAGAGCTCTAAATGTAGGATTACCATAGCAGAGGTTATCAAGATTGATGAAAGAGATCaagaaaatgtatatttcatTTGTGCCATATTTCAACCAAGATTCTTAATGttatgatattttcttctttacagcaaaaatagcGAAGCTAGTTCAGGGATCAATCAGgactggtacaaaaaactggtGCTGACATTAATCCAGATGCCAAGTTTCATAAAACATGAAGTGCTTTGACCTCATCCAACCTTTGTATGGATGTGTGTTGCGTTATTAACAATTGCACAAATCAGGCTCTGTATTGTATTCTAAACTGACGTTACACTGCCCATTCTCACATATGAAGCGAGTGTATGTCTTCTTTGTAGTGGAAATAAAAAGTCAAGAAACAAATCTGATTTCCAGATATTACAAGCAAAAAGAGGCCTGAGTTGCTTGCATTGAGCAAAAATATCTACCAACGGTGAAAGCTAATTTTACTTATtgagtttcttgaaataagacattACTCTCATAAAAAATAACTTCAGTATATTCTGCTAGCGGCCTTGGTTGACATTTTTActaattagaagcatttcagaaCAAATTTGTCTCTTAACATCTTGAATTGAGATGTTTACATGGACTTGTGGACTTTTTGGTTTAAGTGATTTCCATGGGCCTGATTGTGACTTATCTGATACAGTTGGGACTCCATGTTTTATGGTTTCTGGGTCAATGTGTGATGCCCTTGGAGTCAATGCTGGAAACTACAAAGAATGGTGTAAAAACCAAATGTTTCCTCACAATTTCCCACAGGTGTGGTCAAAGCCAGCGCGGACCCCGATCAGGTGAAGGAGGGTATCCGTGAAAGCTTCTTGGACATTGATACCCACATGCACAAACTAGCTCGCCAGGACAACTGGGACCGCAGTGGCTCCACCGCGGCAGCTGTCATGATCTCGTCCAGTCACATTTACTTTATCAACTGTGGGGACTCTCGTACCTTGCTCTGCCGTAACGGCCAGGTGGTCTTCTACACTGAGGACCACAAGCCATTCAACCCCAGAGAAAAGGAGCGCATCCAGAACGCTGGAGGCTCTGTGACCCTGCAGAGAGTCAACGGCTCGCTGGCGGTTTCCAGAGCATTGGGGGACTTTGACTTTAAGGAGGTCGACTGGAGGCCTCAGACAGAGCAGCTGGTGTCCCCAGAGCCGGAGGTGTACGAGCTGGAGAGGACGCCTGAAGACGAGTTCCTCATTCTCGCATGTGATGGTGTTTGGGATGCCATCGGTAATGAGGAACTGTGTGCTTTTGTGCGGAGTCGCCTGCAGGTGTGTGATGACCTGAGAGAGATCTGCACCCAGGTCATCGACCTCTGTCTCTATAAGGTGAGGAGtccaaaacagaataaaaacaagggGCATGAAACAATAAGAAAATCAAAGGCTAGACCCTTACATAGAAACTCATTAACCTTTGGATAGTTGGTGAATGGTTGAGAATGAATGATAAGTAATCATTCCACATGAAGAATCAGTGCAACTGCATGCAGCTACCACTACTTAGCTTCTCTGCTACTTCTAAATTGGTATCTGAGTTTCAGTaccaaaagaaacatttcacgTTTTACTTAAATCATAAAAATGGTTCTCAATCAGGTCAAAActagaaacaaacaaatcaatcaaaccCTTGAAGACTTTGACACATGTGCATCACACATCAGTCACTGCCACAAAATCCTTCAGCCTAAACCCATCAATCCTGACACTAACTAACAGGCTCTACGAAGCCATTCTTTAATTTATGTTTCAAACTTTCATGTGAATTATGTGCTTCTCTGAGAAGTTTAGGATGAAAACCAAGAATGAGGttctaaaataaaaagcttttaaGTACATTCCATGAATATTCAAAGACAGAGAACAGCCTTTAATTCTTTTGTGAGAACATTTTGCTCAACACATAAGCTGTGTCTCATTAGGGATATTTTTTAGCTGGAGTCAAACATTTCAGTGGTATTTCTGAATTTTTAAGTAATGATCTAATCGTTCATGTTTACAAAGGGCACAGCAACTCATTATTGTTAATACAACTTCTTAATTGATCAACTTAACAGCCCAATAACTGCATGTACTAAGTGTTATCACCCAGTATCTATTTGTCTGTACTCAAAATACAGGGTTACTCCAGGTCAAACAGTATCAGAGCAGTTGGATTTATGAATGGGAATCTTTATGTTAAGCAGGCTGTGTTGTGGACAGGTGTAAACTATGTGCAGGGTCTCTGCTTGGAGGAATTACACCCACGTTGTTACGCAAGTAGCTTTCTCCTGCAGGTCGTCTTAATGCTTGTTAGTAACTGCTTGCTTGAACAGTGACGAGCAAACCCTATAAATAGCTGTATTAAGGCATGCAGGGATATAGGATAGCAGGGGAGAAATGCTACTCATAGCTCGGATTAAGACTGAATGTGAGTCTGGTGACGGCAACTCAGTGTTACCACTCCATACATACCAGCTCAGAGGCTTTATCCTGGCCAAGATGAGCTGCTATTTATTTCACCTAAAAAGGCTTACTGCTGGAAGACTGCATGTACCAGTACACACTTAGCCCCTCTGATGTCATAACCAACAAGCTGGTTGAAGACTAGCAGGGACTTCAAAATATAGCCTGGCTGATATTAGATTTTCAAAGCTGGAATATAGATTAAACTTTGGGTTAAACAACATATCAGCCaacaatgtgtttatttatatttttataaaacatctaaaaattAACTGTGGCAGAGATTGCTTTCCCCTAAATGATCTCCTTTTTGCTTTTCTAAACTGCAGAATCTGTCACTTCTCAGCTAACAAATACACCTTCGCTAGTATACATCAGCTTTCCCAAGTCTTCCATCTAGctcttcttcatgtgtgtgGTTTTCTAAAACCATTGGGCACTATGAATAGGTAACATAACCTTAACAAAACTGAAAAGGACAATACTGTAGCATAAAGGAAAGTTAAAATATAGGACGAACTGCAACATACATCTTAACTTGACCTTAATGTTTTGTTAGTTTCTTTGTCAACAGATCTAATCAAAGTGATTTTTAGAAGACAGACATGTTAGGATCCTAAACTGGATTAAATGTAGTTGTACATTTGTTTGAACATACTTCATAATATTGAAGATATACTATAACAAATTGTTGTACTTTAGATTTCAAAAGCCAACGTGGTCACAAACAAGCATGCTACAGTTATTAGCACTGATTTATAATAAAGCAGATTTAATAATACTGCTTCAGGTGCACTATATTTTGCATAGTGAAATATACTGCAGATTACAGCAGAATGTTAAAAAGGTTATTATAACAAGGTACAGtcagtaaaacaaatgtaaaatggAGACCTCAATATGATCATCTGGGGGGTTTTTGAGGAGAGCTATAACGTATTATAAAATAGAAACACCCTGCTGCATTCTTTGTCCCTCTCTTACAATCTGcactctgtctccccctgcaGGGCAGCTTGGAtaacatcagcatcatcattGTCTGCCTTCCTGGCTGCCCCCAGGTGTCACAAGAGGCACTGCAGCAGGAGGCCAAGTTAGAACAACAGATTGATTTGAAAGTGGAAGGTGATTTAAGAGTTACTTCAAAATCCAACAAACCGTCTGACTAGTTTTAAATCCCTGATTTATAACAGTATTTTCCTTCACAGAGATTATCCAGGCGATGAGGTCCAGAGATGAAGACCCAGATCTTTTGTATGTGATCAAAAATTTGGCTGCAGAAGAGATGCCAGGGCTGCCACCAGGGGGAGGCATCACCAGCAAGTCAGTCTGAGCAGTTTTACTCTCCTAAGGGAAATTTAAGAGCATTTTAGGGGATTTGAATAATCCCTTAATCCCCACCAAAAAATAATCCTTTTGTCATAACActggtgtctctctctctttgcaggCGAGACTGTATCATCTCTGCGTATCAGAAACACGTCATGGCTCTCAGATCTCAGGAGCCCATGGTGAGATAAGTAACATGACACTAAATTATGATGTCATTGAATAACAGCAAAAATGCCATTCTAACATTATTCAACATCTTACAGTAGTAGgcctatttattaatttttttaagtgtgcacaaatgtattatttcatatcattattctttttttatgaactAACCTTTGGACAATGAAACAttggaaaatagaaaaaaacatacaattatTTGAGGCCATGTGATTCAATATTTGAATGTCTTGCTTTGACTGactatttgtaaaaaaaaaaaatgtactgagTCCAATTTAATCAACGAATCATTTAAAGAAATGACAGATTATTTCATATTGTAGATAATAGAACAAAGAGCATTCACTGAAATTGTTAAAAC
This genomic interval carries:
- the ppm1na gene encoding protein phosphatase, Mg2+/Mn2+ dependent, 1Na (putative), whose protein sequence is MRTARRASNVEVPSFLRQLVKETERVVTFFFKGGPRETENGEEDGFDEDNSMPSPYLDRPILEKHVSEGGSQSGLNYAVASMQGWRAQMEDAHACMPQLRGELSDWGYFAVFDGHAGTTVAQYCSRNLLDHILATGVVKASADPDQVKEGIRESFLDIDTHMHKLARQDNWDRSGSTAAAVMISSSHIYFINCGDSRTLLCRNGQVVFYTEDHKPFNPREKERIQNAGGSVTLQRVNGSLAVSRALGDFDFKEVDWRPQTEQLVSPEPEVYELERTPEDEFLILACDGVWDAIGNEELCAFVRSRLQVCDDLREICTQVIDLCLYKGSLDNISIIIVCLPGCPQVSQEALQQEAKLEQQIDLKVEEIIQAMRSRDEDPDLLYVIKNLAAEEMPGLPPGGGITSKRDCIISAYQKHVMALRSQEPMDIEGSSEESN